One genomic region from Streptomyces sp. NBC_01431 encodes:
- a CDS encoding integrase core domain-containing protein: MIFHAGRGAQYTSAAFAQVCDDYGIRRSMGRVGSSYDNALAESFWQGLKRKTMHRRMFSTVHQARLEIFQWLTYYNARRHHSALNYLSPAQFEQQHLRADTLTIAA, encoded by the coding sequence GTGATCTTCCACGCGGGCAGGGGCGCCCAGTACACCTCCGCCGCGTTCGCCCAGGTCTGCGACGACTACGGGATCCGCAGGAGCATGGGCCGGGTCGGCTCGAGCTACGACAACGCCCTCGCCGAGAGTTTCTGGCAGGGCCTCAAGCGGAAGACGATGCACCGGAGAATGTTCTCGACGGTGCATCAGGCGAGGCTGGAGATCTTCCAGTGGCTCACCTACTACAACGCCCGCAGACACCACAGTGCCCTCAACTACCTCTCACCAGCCCAGTTCGAACAACAGCACCTGCGAGCAGACACACTCACAATCGCAGCATGA